In one window of Ruminococcus albus AD2013 DNA:
- a CDS encoding response regulator transcription factor yields the protein MTDILIVEDDRELSSLLTDFLRAEGYTVSAVDSGDRAIQLFERYGAKLVVLDINLPDVNGFAVCSKLREQADTPILIVSCRTDKDDKLIGFDLGADDYIEKPYDIDILLAKIKGIFKRRYQVDMICADGVTLNLADRTAEIDGIKTELTVKEFDLLTLLVQNRDKVMKKEYLFNSVWGSDSDSEMQTLHVHINRLRQKLGDDPKNAKRLLTVWGVGYKFV from the coding sequence ATGACAGATATACTTATAGTTGAAGATGACAGGGAGCTTTCCTCTCTTTTGACGGATTTTCTGCGGGCGGAGGGGTACACCGTATCGGCTGTTGACAGCGGTGACAGGGCTATACAGCTTTTTGAGAGATACGGAGCAAAGCTTGTAGTGCTGGACATAAATCTGCCCGATGTGAACGGCTTCGCAGTATGTTCAAAGCTGAGAGAACAGGCTGATACACCGATACTGATAGTCAGCTGCCGCACGGACAAGGACGACAAGCTGATAGGTTTCGACTTAGGGGCGGACGACTACATCGAAAAGCCTTACGACATCGACATACTGCTTGCAAAGATAAAGGGGATATTCAAGCGGAGATATCAGGTGGATATGATCTGTGCTGACGGCGTTACCCTGAACCTTGCTGACCGCACTGCGGAGATAGACGGTATCAAGACCGAACTTACCGTAAAGGAATTCGACCTGCTGACACTGCTGGTGCAGAACAGGGACAAGGTCATGAAGAAGGAGTACCTTTTCAACAGCGTATGGGGCAGTGACAGCGATTCCGAGATGCAGACACTCCATGTGCATATAAACCGTCTGCGGCAGAAGCTTGGTGACGACCCGAAGAACGCAAAACGTCTGCTGACGGTGTGGGGCGTGGGGTATAAATTCGTATGA
- a CDS encoding ABC transporter ATP-binding protein: MAAVLQAKGLCKTYIVNKRQNNVLKNIDLSIEEGEMVAVMGPSGSGKSTLLYCLSGMDRVTAGKVDFCGKEMTQLNEKELASLRLDEMGFIFQQMYMMKNLSVLDNIILPAVKSKKNTESRKQTEERGRALMRKLGIDDIGNNDINEVSGGQLQRACICRSMINSPKMIFADEPTGALNRASSDEVMDELTKLNSEGTTVMCVTHDPKVAAKCSRVLYIVDGGIIGEKQMGKFSTTGENLRNRERELNNWLMEQGW; this comes from the coding sequence ATGGCTGCGGTATTGCAGGCAAAGGGTCTTTGCAAGACCTATATAGTTAACAAACGTCAGAACAACGTACTTAAAAATATCGACCTTTCCATTGAAGAGGGTGAGATGGTGGCTGTTATGGGGCCTTCGGGCTCGGGAAAAAGCACACTGCTCTACTGCCTTTCGGGCATGGACAGGGTAACTGCGGGCAAGGTGGATTTCTGCGGAAAAGAGATGACACAGCTTAACGAAAAGGAGCTTGCTTCCCTGCGGCTTGACGAGATGGGGTTCATTTTCCAGCAGATGTACATGATGAAAAATCTTTCGGTGCTGGATAATATAATCCTGCCTGCGGTGAAATCCAAAAAGAACACCGAGAGCCGCAAGCAGACCGAGGAACGCGGAAGAGCCCTTATGCGCAAGCTGGGCATCGACGATATCGGCAATAACGATATCAACGAGGTATCAGGCGGACAGCTGCAGAGAGCCTGCATTTGCAGGAGCATGATAAATTCTCCGAAGATGATATTCGCGGACGAACCCACAGGCGCTCTCAACCGCGCAAGCTCCGATGAAGTCATGGACGAACTGACTAAACTCAACAGCGAGGGCACAACGGTAATGTGCGTCACCCATGACCCGAAAGTCGCCGCAAAGTGCAGCAGAGTGCTGTACATAGTGGACGGCGGTATCATCGGAGAAAAGCAGATGGGCAAGTTCAGCACCACAGGCGAAAACCTGCGTAACAGAGAAAGAGAACTGAACAACTGGCTGATGGAACAAGGCTGGTAA